One Mycoplasmopsis bovigenitalium genomic window, TAAAGGACAAGATGTTTTAATTATTTACGATGATTTAAGTAAACATGCTGTTGCTTATCGTACTCTTTCTTTACTTTTAAGAAGACCTCCGGGTCGTGAAGCTTATCCTGGTGATGTGTTTTATTTACACTCTCAATTATTAGAGCGTGCAGCTCGCGTTAATGGGGAAAATGGTGGTGGTTCAATTACTGCTTTACCAATTATCGAAACGCAACAAGGAGATATTTCGGCTTATATACCTACTAATGTTATTTCGATTACTGATGGCCAGATTTTCACTCGTGAAAATCTATTCAACTCAGGACAACGTCCTGCGGTTGATGTTGGTTTTAGTGTTTCTCGTGTTGGTTCAACTGCACAAATTAAAGCTATGAAAAAAGTTTCTAATTCACTAAAACTTGAACTAGCTCAATACAATGAAATGCTAGCATTTGCTCAATTTGGTTCTGATTTAGACCAATCAACTAAAACAATTTTAGAACACGGTGCTAAAGTATTTGAATTTTTAAAACAATCTCAATATCAACCCATCGACACATATTCGCAAATTGCTATTTTACTTGGTAATAAAGAAAGAATTATTAATCCGTTACCAAAAGATAAAATTTTAAATTACCGTCAAGCTGTTATTGATTTTATGCACTCACCACAAGGAATTGAGATAGCCAACCAAATAAAATTAGCTGACAATGATTTAACCGATAAAGTTAAAGACAAAATATGCACACAACTTGTAAAAATAGTTAAAAGCATTGTTTCAACAATTCCAAATTATCATGCTAACGAACACGAAATGATTCCTGAAAAATATCGTGAGTTATTTGAGGCCTAATGTCAAGTTTACAAAAAATTAAAACGCGAATTGAAACAGTTCACTCGATTCGTAAAATAACACATGCGATGGAACTTGTATCAACATCAAAAATGCGTAAAGCGCGTGACCATTTCAATGATGTAAACTCATATTTTGAACAAGTAAGAAATATAATTAATATTTATTTAGCAAACACTCCAGAAAGTGAAGTAGATAACTTTTTACTTAGAAAAAACATTGAAAAACGTCTAATTATTGTTGTTACTAGTGATCTTGGATTAGCTGGTAGTTACAACTCAAATGTCATTAAACTTGCGCGAAATATAATCAATGACAATGATAAAATCATTGTAATTGGCGATAAAGGGCAAATATTAGTACAAAAATACCGCACAAACATTCTTCATCACTACTCATGAGAAAATAATGCTAGCACGGACCTTTCGAGCATGGTTGTTGAAGATGCTTTAGAATTAATTAGACAAAATGAAATTGGCAGTATTAGCATAATTTATAACGAATTTATCAACAATTTAATTCAGCAAGAACACTGCAAAGAAATTTGACCTTTAAGCCTTAAATATGAACATTTAGGTGAAAATAAAATTAAAAAAATTATTGAATTTGAGCCAAATCAACACAATGTAGCAGTTTCCTTAGCACAAGCATATTTAAATGCATCAATGGCTCAAGCTTTTGCTTCAGGAGTACTTAGTGAATTTGCGGCTCGCCGAACTGCAATGGAGAGTGCAAATAACAACGCTGATGAACTAATAAAAAACTTAAATCAAGATTACAACAGAAAACGCCAAGGCAATATTACTCAAGAATTGAATGAAATTGTCGGCGGCGCAAATGCTGTATAGGAGGGAATATGAATAAAATTGGTAAAATTGTACAAATTTTAGGCCCAGTTGTTGACGTAAAATTTACTAAAGGCCATATGCCCGCTTTATTGAATGCATTAGTAGCTGAGTTTAATGGCGAAAAATATACACTTGAAGTAGCTCAACATATTGGTGATGAAACTGTTCGAACAATAGCAATGGTTTCAACAAATGGTTTAGCTAGAGGTGTTGATGTAATTGATACTGGCGCGCCAATTTCTGTGCCTGTTGGCAATGAAGTTTTAGGCAGAATGTTTAATGTTTTAGGTGAAGCAATTGATAATAAAGCGCAACCTAAAACAAAATATGTGCCAATCCATGCTAAAGCCCCTAGTTATGAAGAACAAAGAACTACAAGTGAAATACTTGAAACAGGTATCAAAGTAGTTGATTTACTTATTCCTTATGCAAAAGGTGGTAAAATTGGACTTTTTGGCGGTGCTGGAGTTGGAAAAACAGTTCTTGTTCAAGAACTAATTAATAATATTGCTACTGAACATGGTGGGCTTAGTGTTTTCGCCGGTGTTGGCGAGCGTACTCGTGAGGGTAATGATTTATTCCACGAAATGAAAGCATCGGGCGTTCTTGAAAAAACTGCACTAGTTTTTGGTCAAATGAATGAGCCCCCTGGAGCTCGTATGCGTGTTGCTTTAACTGGTCTAACTATGGCCGAACACTTTAGAGATCAATCAAACCAAGATGTCTTATTATTTATTGATAATATCTTTAGATTTACACAAGCTGGTTCAGAAGTGTCTGCACTTTTAGGCCGTATGCCAAGTGCTGTAGGTTATCAACCTACTCTTGCAACTGAAATGGGTCAGTTGCAAGAGCGTATTACTTCTACTCACCATGGTTCAATTACATCAGTTCAAGCGGTATATGTTCCTGCTGACGACTTGACTGACCCAGCGCCAGCAACAACATTTAGCCACTTGGATGCTAAAACTGTTTTAGACCGTAACATTGCTGCTCTTGGTATTTATCCTGCTGTTGATCCACTTGAATCAAGCTCAAAATTACTTGATCCACTTATTGTAGGTCAAGAACATTATAGTGTTGCATATGGAGTTGTTTCTATTTTGCAAAGATTTAAAGAATTGCAAGATATTATCGCAATTCTAGGTATGGGAGAGTTAAGCGAGGCTGATAAACTAATTGTTTCTAGAGCTCGTAAAATAAGAAACTTTTTATCACAACCATTTTTCGTTGCAGAAAAATTCTCAGGTAAAAAAGGTGCATACGTTAAACTTTCAGATACAATTAAGAGCTTTAAAGCTATCTTAGATGGAAATTATGACGAAGTTCCTGAACATCTTTTCCTATATGCTGGTGATATAAGTGATGTTGATTCTCGTTTCGCAGAATTTAATAAAAATAAAGAATAATGAATAAATTACATTTAACTATTTCAACCCCTGATGGTATTTTCTTAGAAGAATATATCGACTCAATTAGTGTAAAAACAATTGATTCTGGAGCAATAACCTTTTTATATGGACACGGGGCATTTATGGGCTCACTTGCCATTGACAAATTAACAATAAATAACCCTGGTGATGACAACTATCGTGTATGTGTTATTGGTGGTGGCTTAATTTATACAGACGGCTATGAATTAAAGATTATCACAAACGATATAACTTTAAAAGAAAGCATCAACATTGACGAAACTCAATCACGCAGAAACAAAATTTTAGACCAATTAAAATTTGCTTCTAAAAAAGATGCCATTTCACTTGAAAACCAATTACGTAAAATTATTTTAAAAATTAATATTTATAATGAAAAATAAATCGCCGCGGCGATTTTTTATTTTCTAAATATGTTTAATTTACTATTGATTAAGTATTAATTCAATATCTTTAATTGATGAATAAACTTCGATTGCTTTATTACGTAGTAAATTAATTTGATCTTTAGCTTTACTTATTGACTCAATTAATTGTTCCAACTTATTCAGTGTAGGCAACTTAGTAAATAAATTAGTATTAAAATGATCTTTTTTGTCTTGATTATTAAGTTTATTAATTCCACTTTGTAAATCTTCTAAGTTTTTTATTTGTTTAATAAATGCTAAGTTTTGCACAATTGCATTCATTGTTATATTAATTAGCGCGTGAGAATGAGTGTGTTCATGAATATCATTGCTATTGTTTTTGTTGTTTGATGAATTAGTATTTAAATCAGATTCTCATTTATTTGCGTTGTAAATATAGTTTGCAAAGAAATCTTTTACTTTATTTAGTTTTAATTGCATTTGCTCGTCTTTAAAATTATTTTTTCCCAATTCATTCAAATATGAATTGAATAAGTAAAATGCATTAGCATTATTATTTAAGGATAATTTCTGTATTGATGTAGAAATTTGTATATTAGCATCATTAATTAAATTTTGCGCATTTATTAATTCATTTAACTTAGTTGAAGAATTTATTCATTCATTATATAGTCTTGTCTGATTTTCATTTAATTGACTTAGTTCATTGTCATTTAGGTCCATTTTTCCATATTTAGATTTGTCAATTATGTTTGTGATTGTGTTATAAAGACTATCTTGAGAATCTTCGCTATATATTTTTAGCATTTCATCTTTAAAAAATTTATAGTTTGCATTCAATTCATAAAAATTATTAATATTATCCCCAAGCATTTTTTTTAATTGCTCTAAATTTGTTGTAAATTTTGCTCAGAAATTCTTAATCTTAGTTGTGTCATTGTCAATTTCTTTATTTTTTTTACAAGCAGTAAGTGTAACGGGAAATACAGACAAAGGCAAAATTGAACTAAATAAAAACTTATGCTTCATTAATGATTCCTTTCTTTATTTTAAAAATCGTTGTGAATTTTAAACCCACTAATATATGCTTCAAATGTATTTTGTTTTGCATATGAACTTGCAGATTTTCCTTTAAATTTAATTGTTAGAGATACTTTATTATTTTCTAATAACTTCGCATTTATGTCATAATCAACGTTTTCAATTGATTTTTCAGCGAATTCGGCAAATTTTTGATCAGTATACTTGGAAATAACATTAAGTTTTTGTTTGATTGTATTTATTGAGTTTAACTCATTTATAAATTGATTTGCTGTTATATTTTCGCCCTCTTTATTAACATTTGAATTTCGCAGGATATGAATATCCTGAGCAATAATTATTTGGTTTCAACCAAAAATGCTGAATCCAGGTTCTCCCTTATCATTAAAACTTCTAAACACTTTTCCTGTTTGTTTATCAATGGCTGATATATAAGCATGAAATTCATTTGAACCATCAGCATGTGATGTATCTTTAAAGAAATAATCTCAATTTGATTGTTTATAATCACCAGTGATTGTAATATATTTATTGCTAATTAATCAATCAAATAACATTTGAGTTGAACTGTTTAATTCTCTGTATTTTTTAGCAAAAATGTTTGAAAATTCAATTGCCGAAATTCTTTTGCCATTTTCTGCAACAGTTGTACTAATTTCAATATCACCTACTTTTACAAAAGGATCTGTAATTTTTCCTTTTTCAGGTGATTTTTCAATATATTTTTCTAGACCACTAATAATAAATGTTCTATTATTATTTTTTTTACTCTTCAATTTCAACTCTAGTTGATCATTATTTAATGTATTAATTGAAACAAAATCAAATTCGCTGTTAATTGAATTAACAAAAAACTGATTTAGGTATTGAATAATTTGATTGGAATTTTTGCCATTATCTAATAATTCATTCACCTTATTGAATATTTCAATATTATGCATTGTTTTTCCCAATTCATTCAATTCTAATTGAATATGGTAAATTTGATCATCTTGATTTGAACATGAACTAGCAATTATTGGCAATGATATTGGTGTGGTAGCTATTATTAATTTGTGTGTTAATTTCATATTATTATCTTTCTAATGATAAATTTTATTAATTATATTATATTAGCTATTTGAAAAGCAAACAAAAAAACATAGAAACCTATGTTTTACTTGTTTGCATTATACATTGAACGCATAACGTTTTTAACTTGTTGTTCAGATGGTTTTCTACCCATTTGAAGAAACATTGCACGAATCATTTTTTCATTAATTGGTGGATTATCTTTAAGTTGTTTTTGGATTTTTTTTCTAGCTATTATAAAACCAATAAAACCACCAACTAATGCAGTAACTATTGATACAAAAACCAAGGTTAATACTCATTGTGTTGTTCCCATTATTACTCCTTTTTAGAATTTTAACATATTATTGTTTTTCTACAGGTTGATAACCATTTATTAAGTCATCCAGTAGTACTTCTCATTTCTTTTTGTTTTTGTTATATTTATTATCATTTGTGTTTCAATAATAAATATAAGCTAATGTGTGATCTCTACCATAAAAATGAGCTCTTAATTCATTAGATCTTGAGTTATAGGTTCATAATCCTCAACGTAATGTTTGAAGACCTGCTAGGTAAACTCCAGATACTGAATTTCTGGTATCAAATCCTATTAGTGAAGTTTTGCCTTTATATTTGTCAAAAAGTTTTACATTGTATGGCCTCATAGCTTCGGTGAACGCTTGGATAAATCCGTTCATTATCATTGCTTCAGCTGTTGTGTTTGTTGCATTTCAAAATAGAAAACCACTCGGAATGTTTTTGAAAATTAATTGAGAAATAAATGTGTATGTTCGCCATAGTGCTTGATATCCTGACGAGTTTTTCTTTAATTCATTAATATCTGTATAAGCCTGTGGTCTTTCGTCTAATTCTTTATAGAACTGTTTTGCTAAAGGTAGGACAAATATTTTTATAAAATCATCTACTTGACCGCCAAGTATTGCAGAAATACCACTCGATGCATTGAATTTTATCTTGTTAGATGTTGAACGCATCCTTCCGCCAAATAATTCTGAGTATATCCCTGTATGTTTAGGTGTATATTTAAATATTAAGTTTATGAAATCTGAATATGCTTTTGTATCTATATCTTTAAATATTGTTTCAAATACATTTTTATTTTCAAAAACTTTTGAAAGCATTATTGTGCCATCTTTTTCAGAAATAAATTTTAGTGCACCTTTTTTTAATGCCGCCTGCAATCTATATCCAATTTGATTATCTGGGATTTTTTTAAAGTCTTTTAGAGTGTTGAATACTTCATCAACAACATTATCAATAATCATTGTTTTTGTTGCGCCTTTTGCAAATGAATCAATGAATTTTTGAATTGTAATATCCTCAGAATCAGGGAATTTTATACCACTATTTCTTAATGATTTTGCCATTATTTTACCAATAGTAAACGTGACATTATTGCTTTCTGTAATTATTTTCTTAATTCATATTTTTAAAGCATCTTTGACTACATTTGCATTTTTAGATGCAAAAAATTCTCCAATGACTTCTTTTCAATTATTTAATTTAGCATATTTTTCTTTATTTGCGAACACTTCATCAATCAATGAACTTAGAATTTTTTTTAATTCTTTAGATTTTAATGCACTTTTTAGAGTTTTTAGTGCATATTGCTCATCTATTCCTAACGATGTTATT contains:
- the atpG gene encoding ATP synthase F1 subunit gamma; translation: MSSLQKIKTRIETVHSIRKITHAMELVSTSKMRKARDHFNDVNSYFEQVRNIINIYLANTPESEVDNFLLRKNIEKRLIIVVTSDLGLAGSYNSNVIKLARNIINDNDKIIVIGDKGQILVQKYRTNILHHYSWENNASTDLSSMVVEDALELIRQNEIGSISIIYNEFINNLIQQEHCKEIWPLSLKYEHLGENKIKKIIEFEPNQHNVAVSLAQAYLNASMAQAFASGVLSEFAARRTAMESANNNADELIKNLNQDYNRKRQGNITQELNEIVGGANAV
- the atpA gene encoding F0F1 ATP synthase subunit alpha — protein: MSNYTQDIYKIIKSRIKNFNSQVDFSEVGEIVTIGDGIALVSGLDNAKNGEIIIFKDEIYGMVLNLEEEVVGIAIFGNAHKLSEGDKCKRTGEVISIGVGDELIGRVINVLGHPIDGKGPIKYSQKREIFKVAPGVMSRKEVNQSLETGIIAIDSMIPIGRGQRELIIGDRQTGKTAIAIDTIINQKGKNIKCVYVAIGQKNSTVAQIVHKLRETGALEYTTVVVSSASELAPQQYIAPYSGVTIAEEWMAKGQDVLIIYDDLSKHAVAYRTLSLLLRRPPGREAYPGDVFYLHSQLLERAARVNGENGGGSITALPIIETQQGDISAYIPTNVISITDGQIFTRENLFNSGQRPAVDVGFSVSRVGSTAQIKAMKKVSNSLKLELAQYNEMLAFAQFGSDLDQSTKTILEHGAKVFEFLKQSQYQPIDTYSQIAILLGNKERIINPLPKDKILNYRQAVIDFMHSPQGIEIANQIKLADNDLTDKVKDKICTQLVKIVKSIVSTIPNYHANEHEMIPEKYRELFEA
- a CDS encoding YneF family protein; translation: MGTTQWVLTLVFVSIVTALVGGFIGFIIARKKIQKQLKDNPPINEKMIRAMFLQMGRKPSEQQVKNVMRSMYNANK
- a CDS encoding MAG5150 family histidine triad lipoprotein, yielding MKHKFLFSSILPLSVFPVTLTACKKNKEIDNDTTKIKNFWAKFTTNLEQLKKMLGDNINNFYELNANYKFFKDEMLKIYSEDSQDSLYNTITNIIDKSKYGKMDLNDNELSQLNENQTRLYNEWINSSTKLNELINAQNLINDANIQISTSIQKLSLNNNANAFYLFNSYLNELGKNNFKDEQMQLKLNKVKDFFANYIYNANKWESDLNTNSSNNKNNSNDIHEHTHSHALINITMNAIVQNLAFIKQIKNLEDLQSGINKLNNQDKKDHFNTNLFTKLPTLNKLEQLIESISKAKDQINLLRNKAIEVYSSIKDIELILNQ
- the atpD gene encoding F0F1 ATP synthase subunit beta, whose amino-acid sequence is MNKIGKIVQILGPVVDVKFTKGHMPALLNALVAEFNGEKYTLEVAQHIGDETVRTIAMVSTNGLARGVDVIDTGAPISVPVGNEVLGRMFNVLGEAIDNKAQPKTKYVPIHAKAPSYEEQRTTSEILETGIKVVDLLIPYAKGGKIGLFGGAGVGKTVLVQELINNIATEHGGLSVFAGVGERTREGNDLFHEMKASGVLEKTALVFGQMNEPPGARMRVALTGLTMAEHFRDQSNQDVLLFIDNIFRFTQAGSEVSALLGRMPSAVGYQPTLATEMGQLQERITSTHHGSITSVQAVYVPADDLTDPAPATTFSHLDAKTVLDRNIAALGIYPAVDPLESSSKLLDPLIVGQEHYSVAYGVVSILQRFKELQDIIAILGMGELSEADKLIVSRARKIRNFLSQPFFVAEKFSGKKGAYVKLSDTIKSFKAILDGNYDEVPEHLFLYAGDISDVDSRFAEFNKNKE
- a CDS encoding F0F1 ATP synthase subunit epsilon, encoding MNKLHLTISTPDGIFLEEYIDSISVKTIDSGAITFLYGHGAFMGSLAIDKLTINNPGDDNYRVCVIGGGLIYTDGYELKIITNDITLKESINIDETQSRRNKILDQLKFASKKDAISLENQLRKIILKINIYNEK